The following proteins are co-located in the uncultured Propionivibrio sp. genome:
- the nadC gene encoding carboxylating nicotinate-nucleotide diphosphorylase, with translation MTDTAAVPTLLLDAEIERNVAAALAEDVAGGDLTAQLVPAGTVAHAKVIARENAVLCGTAWFDCCFRKLDPSIQIRWKATDGDRVVPNQLLCELDGPARALLTGERTGLNFLQMLSGVATKARQYADIVAGTAAEIVDTRKTLPGLRLAQKFAVKCGGGGNHRLGLYDAILIKENHIHAAGSIAAAMAEAQRIAAANGDRCKFIQVEVENLDELEQALAAGARMVLLDNMNNDLMRQAVALTNGRAILEASGNVSLDTVRGIAETGVNRISIGGLTKDVRALDLSMRFQ, from the coding sequence ATGACTGACACCGCCGCCGTTCCGACCCTCCTTCTCGACGCCGAAATCGAACGCAACGTCGCGGCCGCGCTGGCCGAGGACGTCGCCGGCGGCGATCTCACCGCGCAACTGGTTCCTGCCGGCACCGTTGCCCATGCCAAGGTCATTGCACGGGAGAATGCCGTGCTCTGCGGTACGGCCTGGTTCGATTGCTGTTTTCGCAAACTCGACCCGAGCATCCAGATACGCTGGAAAGCGACCGACGGCGACCGGGTCGTTCCGAACCAACTGCTTTGCGAACTCGACGGACCGGCGCGCGCGCTCCTGACGGGTGAGCGCACCGGGCTCAATTTCCTCCAGATGCTGTCGGGCGTCGCCACCAAGGCAAGACAATATGCCGACATCGTTGCCGGTACCGCGGCCGAGATCGTCGACACGCGCAAGACTCTGCCGGGGCTGCGTCTGGCGCAGAAATTCGCAGTCAAGTGCGGCGGTGGCGGTAATCACCGCCTCGGGCTCTATGACGCGATCCTGATCAAGGAAAACCACATCCATGCGGCTGGCAGCATCGCCGCCGCCATGGCCGAAGCCCAACGCATTGCGGCGGCCAACGGTGACCGCTGCAAGTTCATCCAGGTTGAAGTGGAAAACCTAGACGAACTCGAACAGGCCCTCGCCGCCGGTGCCAGGATGGTCCTGCTCGACAACATGAACAACGACCTGATGCGCCAGGCCGTCGCCCTGACCAACGGAAGGGCGATTCTCGAAGCATCGGGCAATGTCAGCCTCGATACGGTGCGCGGCATCGCCGAGACCGGCGTCAACCGCATCTCGATCGGCGGCCTGACCAAGGATGTACGCGCGCTCGATCTCTCGATGCGCTTTCAATAA
- a CDS encoding UDP-2,3-diacylglucosamine diphosphatase: MIHFISDLHLSSDTPGIARRFLHYLDHDARNAAQLFILGDLFEAWPGDDCLDDADASLERSIAAALRRASDAGVKIAVMHGNRDFMLGDDFAERCGARLLPDPFLLTIDGGTIALSHGDALCTDDIEYQAFRAKVRHPAFRAAALARPLAERKATAAALRQQSEFAKKEKNAQGRYSGDLNPDATDAFLREHGCLAFIHGHTHQPATHTHRIDTRTVARWVLADWTETQGEFLAYDGRDFRRCPIQLPPLSSSESEH, translated from the coding sequence GTGATCCACTTCATATCGGACCTTCATCTTTCTTCAGATACGCCGGGCATCGCCCGGCGTTTTCTTCATTATCTCGACCATGACGCACGCAATGCGGCGCAGTTGTTCATCCTCGGCGACCTGTTCGAAGCCTGGCCCGGCGACGACTGTCTCGACGACGCGGACGCATCGCTGGAACGCAGCATCGCCGCTGCCTTGCGCCGAGCCAGCGATGCCGGCGTCAAGATTGCCGTCATGCATGGCAACCGCGACTTCATGCTGGGTGACGACTTCGCCGAACGTTGCGGTGCCCGCCTGCTTCCCGACCCCTTCCTGCTGACGATCGACGGCGGCACCATCGCACTGTCGCATGGCGATGCGCTATGCACCGACGATATCGAGTATCAGGCCTTTCGCGCCAAGGTTCGCCATCCCGCTTTTCGCGCTGCAGCGCTTGCGCGGCCGCTGGCCGAACGCAAGGCCACCGCAGCGGCCCTCAGACAGCAAAGCGAATTCGCCAAGAAGGAAAAGAACGCACAAGGCCGCTATTCGGGCGATCTCAACCCCGACGCGACCGACGCCTTCCTGCGCGAACACGGCTGCCTCGCCTTTATCCATGGCCACACCCACCAACCGGCAACGCACACGCACCGGATCGACACGCGTACAGTCGCGCGCTGGGTGCTCGCCGACTGGACCGAAACACAAGGAGAATTCCTCGCCTATGACGGCCGGGACTTCCGCCGCTGCCCCATTCAACTCCCACCCCTATCTTCCAGCGAGAGCGAGCACTGA
- a CDS encoding peptidylprolyl isomerase: MIKLHTNFGVIALELDAEKAPETTKNFIAYVEAGHYDNTIFHRVIAKFMIQGGGFEPGMKQKPTQAPIKNEANNGLKNDRYTIAMARTNDPHSATAQFFINVKDNDFLNHTAPTSNGWGYCVFGKVVEGTEIVDKIEGVATGNAGFHQDVPKEDVIIERAEVC; this comes from the coding sequence ATGATCAAGTTGCACACCAATTTCGGCGTCATCGCACTCGAACTCGACGCTGAAAAAGCCCCGGAAACGACGAAGAACTTCATCGCCTACGTCGAGGCCGGCCACTATGACAACACCATCTTCCACCGTGTCATTGCCAAGTTCATGATTCAGGGTGGCGGTTTCGAGCCGGGCATGAAGCAGAAGCCGACACAGGCGCCGATCAAGAACGAAGCCAACAACGGCCTCAAGAATGATCGCTACACGATCGCCATGGCGCGCACCAACGACCCGCATTCGGCGACGGCTCAGTTCTTCATCAACGTCAAGGACAACGACTTTCTCAATCACACGGCGCCGACGTCGAACGGTTGGGGCTACTGCGTTTTCGGCAAGGTCGTCGAAGGCACCGAGATCGTCGACAAGATCGAGGGCGTCGCCACGGGCAATGCCGGCTTCCACCAGGACGTCCCGAAAGAAGACGTGATCATCGAACGTGCTGAGGTCTGCTGA
- a CDS encoding peptidylprolyl isomerase, whose amino-acid sequence MAAPSVEMQTSAGRIVLELDAAKAPKTVDNFLQYVRSGHYDGTVFHRVIDGFMIQGGGFSKDMGEKQTRAPIQNEAANGLRNQRGTIAMARTGDPHSATAQFFINLNDNAFLNHTAPSGNGWGYAVFGKVTQGMEVVDRIAKVATGNRGFHQNVPIEPVTIQTVKVLSDK is encoded by the coding sequence GTGGCCGCGCCGAGCGTCGAGATGCAGACGAGCGCCGGCAGGATCGTCCTTGAACTCGACGCCGCCAAAGCACCAAAGACCGTCGACAACTTCCTTCAATACGTGCGCAGCGGCCACTATGACGGCACCGTATTCCACCGCGTCATCGACGGCTTCATGATCCAGGGCGGCGGTTTCAGCAAGGACATGGGCGAAAAACAGACCCGCGCGCCGATCCAGAACGAAGCCGCAAACGGCCTCAGGAACCAGCGCGGCACGATCGCCATGGCGCGTACCGGCGACCCGCACTCGGCCACGGCCCAGTTCTTCATCAACCTCAACGACAACGCTTTCCTCAACCACACCGCGCCCTCCGGCAACGGTTGGGGCTACGCCGTCTTCGGCAAGGTCACGCAAGGCATGGAGGTCGTCGACCGGATCGCCAAGGTCGCCACCGGCAACCGCGGATTCCACCAGAACGTGCCGATCGAGCCTGTCACCATTCAAACCGTCAAAGTTCTCTCCGACAAATAG
- a CDS encoding L,D-transpeptidase family protein, with product MRRTIIGLLLVACGIAGSLVVIGSPSRTTPAATFSDSGPEPQLARIFAEIENNRLDQALTQTEALLQQYPKFRLGHLIKGDLLLARSRPISTLGNAGGAPEEKLSDLREEAIARLKAYRERGAVAHNLPRYLLQLQPDQKYAIVIDTQKARLYLYQNDNGRPRFVADYYVSHGKLGAGKMLEGDKKTPTGVYHVTSSLPAQKLGDLYGVGAYPLNYPNEWDKRQGRKGHGIWLHGTPSDTYSRPPKASDGCVVLTNTDLDAVAKNLQIGLTPVIISNSVEFLSLDDWQKERSSLNKKIEEWRADWESRDVERYLKHYSKSFQTRDANFAQFAEQKRKVGSGKEWIKVRISNMSVFRNPGKEELVVVTFEQDYQSNNLSNQMKKRQYWIREDGQWKIVYEGAA from the coding sequence ATGCGTCGTACTATTATCGGCCTGCTGCTCGTCGCGTGCGGCATCGCCGGTTCGCTGGTCGTCATCGGTTCGCCGAGCCGGACCACCCCGGCAGCGACGTTTTCGGACTCGGGACCAGAACCGCAACTCGCGCGCATTTTTGCCGAAATCGAGAATAACCGACTCGACCAGGCGCTGACGCAAACCGAAGCCCTGCTCCAGCAATACCCGAAGTTCCGCCTGGGCCATCTGATCAAGGGCGACTTGTTGCTGGCGCGCAGCCGCCCGATCTCGACGCTCGGCAACGCTGGCGGCGCGCCCGAGGAAAAACTCAGCGACCTGCGCGAGGAAGCGATCGCCCGACTCAAGGCCTACCGCGAACGCGGCGCCGTCGCACATAACCTTCCGCGTTACCTGCTGCAGTTGCAGCCCGACCAGAAGTACGCGATCGTCATCGACACGCAAAAGGCGCGGCTCTATCTCTACCAGAACGACAACGGGCGCCCGCGCTTCGTTGCCGATTATTACGTCTCGCACGGCAAATTGGGTGCTGGCAAGATGCTGGAAGGCGACAAGAAGACGCCGACCGGCGTCTACCACGTCACCTCGAGCCTGCCGGCGCAAAAGCTCGGCGACCTCTACGGCGTCGGCGCCTATCCGCTCAACTATCCGAACGAATGGGACAAACGGCAAGGGCGCAAGGGCCACGGCATCTGGCTGCATGGCACGCCGTCCGACACCTATTCGCGCCCGCCGAAGGCATCCGACGGCTGCGTGGTGCTGACCAACACCGATCTCGACGCCGTCGCCAAGAACCTGCAGATTGGCCTGACCCCCGTGATCATCAGCAACTCGGTCGAATTCCTCTCGCTCGACGATTGGCAAAAGGAACGGAGTTCGCTCAACAAGAAGATCGAAGAGTGGCGCGCCGACTGGGAAAGCCGTGACGTCGAACGCTACCTCAAGCACTACTCGAAGAGTTTCCAGACGCGAGACGCAAATTTCGCGCAGTTCGCCGAACAGAAACGCAAGGTCGGCTCGGGCAAGGAGTGGATCAAGGTCAGGATTTCCAACATGTCGGTCTTCCGCAACCCCGGCAAGGAAGAACTCGTCGTCGTCACCTTCGAGCAGGATTACCAGAGCAACAATCTCAGCAACCAGATGAAGAAACGTCAATACTGGATCCGCGAAGACGGCCAGTGGAAGATCGTTTACGAAGGAGCCGCCTGA